In Magnolia sinica isolate HGM2019 chromosome 12, MsV1, whole genome shotgun sequence, a single genomic region encodes these proteins:
- the LOC131221880 gene encoding vesicle-associated protein 4-1-like encodes MAIAEEKSASEGMVWRLCRMPFWNTGNASSSNSSSQHNQNQIEGSNPHPTSVSSVARSFLPTRRRLRLDPSSKLYFPYEPGKQVRSAIRIKNVSRSFVAFKFQTTAPKSCFMRPPGGILTPGESLIATVFKFVEHPENNEKQSDQKSKVKFKIMSLKVKGMMEYVPELFDEQRDQVAVEQILRVVFLDAERPCPAMEKLKRQLAEAEAALEARKKPPEDNGRQIVGEGLVIDEWKERRERYLARQQVEGVVDSV; translated from the exons ATGGCTATTGCGGAGGAGAAATCCGCGTCTGAAGGAATGGTTTGGAGACTGTGCCGGATGCCGTTCTGGAACACGGGAAAtgcttcttcttctaattcttcATCGCAGCATAATCAGAATCAGATTGAGGGATCGAATCCGCATCCGACGTCCGTTTCTTCGGTGGCGAGATCGTTCCTCCCGACTCGGCGTCGATTGCGTCTTGATCCGTCCTCTAAGCTCTATTTtccat aTGAACCAGGTAAACAGGTTAGAAGCGCGATCAGGATTAAGAATGTTAGCAGATCTTTTGTTGCATTCAAG TTTCAAACAACTGCACCGAAGAGCTGTTTTATGCGTCCTCCCGGAGGTATACTTACTCCTGGAGAAAGTCTCATTGCAACGG TGTTCAAATTTGTGGAGCATCCGGAGAACAATGAGAAACAATCAGATCAAAAGAGCAAAGTTAAGTTCAAGATCATGAGTCTGAAGGTAAAAGGAATGATGGAATACGTACCCGAGCTG TTTGATGAGCAAAGAGATCAGGTAGCAGTTGAGCAGATTCTGCGTGTCGTTTTCTTAGATGCTGAACGTCCTTGCCCT GCAATGGAGAAGCTGAAAAGGCAGTTAGCTGAGGCTGAGGCTGCACTCGAGGCACGCAAGAAACCTCCTGAAGACAATGGTCGACAAATTGTTGGTGAAGGTCTCGTCATAGACGAATGG AAAGAACGAAGGGAGAGATATCTAGCCCGGCAGCAGGTTGAAGGGGTTGTTGATTCCGTGTAA